Within Deltaproteobacteria bacterium, the genomic segment CGGGTCTTAAAGCGGGACTCGCATGTCCGGATTGGCCTCTGTGTCACGGGTCGGTTCTTCCCCCCCTAAGATGGGATATCTATATGGAATTCATGCACCGTGTCATAGGGGGCGTAGCGTCGATCTTCCTGATTATTCTCTCCTATCAAAGGGTCAGGAGCTACCGGGGCGGCGCCAGAGCGGTTCCAATTCTTGTCGTGCTGCTCCTTCTGATCCAGATAGTCCTCGGGGGCGTTGTCGTCCTCATGGAGCTGCCCGTCGATCTCACCACCTATCATTTCGCCAACGCCATTGTGATATTCTCGCTGGTCCTGTACCTGGTATTTTTCGACGGAATTGAGAATAAGCCGGGGTTCAGTATTGAGGGTTACAAGGGGCTTTTTTTTCTTTTGGGTGTTTTGGTGTTTATTCAGGCCGTTATGGGGGCCTATGTGAGGCATTCCGACTCAGGGCTGGCCTGTCCCGATTTCCCGACGTGTCTCGGTTACTGGATACCTCCCGAACTCTCCGGAATTATCCTCAATCATTTTGCGCACAGAATGATAGCCTATCTTATAACCTTAATCGTTATAGTGCTGCTTGTTTCGTCTTATATGTCTCGGGGCCTGAGGAGTTACAGGAGAGTGCTGTTTATTGCGCTTGGCCTTATAATCGTTCAGATACTTCTTGGTGTCGCGGTGGTTTATACCAGGCTTAACTTCGCGGCCGCGGCGCTTCACCTGCTGGTGGCGCTTTTAATACTATCTCTTGTGCTTTATACTTGGTTCCTGGGAATGACGGGAAGCTTTAAAAAAGTTTGAATTCGGGAATAAGTTATCTGACTATGAATACGATTGAACATGTAGACAGAGCGCCGTCCAGGATAGTTGTTTCAACGATCCTCCTTTCGAAACCGGGCATTATTCTGAGCGTCGCGTTTACGGGATTTGCCGGAATGGTTCTGGCGGCGGGGACGGTACCGGCTTTAGGCCTGACTCTCCTGGCGGTGGTATCTCTTCTTCTGAGCGCTGCCGGCTCCGCCATTCTGAATAATGTGCTCGACAAACAGATCGACGTCCTTATGAGCAGGCTCAGCAAACGCGTGGACGCCCTCGAAGTGGTAGGAGAAAGGACAGCTGTAATAATATCCCTAATTTTCATAGCTATATCCCTTTTTATCTCTTTTTATTATCTGAATGTGGTGAATGCCGCCTTTATAATAGCGGCGATACTGAGTTATACCCTTCTCTATACGCTTTACCTGAAAAGAAGCTCTCCCTACGGGACTATACTCGGCGGTCTTCCGGGCGCGCTACCCGTCCTCATAGGGTACTCGGCTGTAAGACCTTCTATCGGCATTGATGGAATAATCCTGTTCGTCTTCATGATGCTCTGGCAGCCCCCTCATTTCTGGGCGCTTGCCCAGAAGTACAAGCTGGATTATAAAAAGGCCGGTGTGCCCGTGATGCCGGTCGCGATGGGAGCAAAATATACGAATATAATGATACTCCTGTATTCGGTATCCCTCTTTCCCCTCTCCCTTTCGCTCTGGTTCCTGGGCTATGTCTCGGCGTATTACGCGATCTTTGCGGTTATTTCCGGCCTGTATTTCGAGTATATCATTATCCGGAGCGCCGTCACGAATTCGGGTTACGGTAAGGCGTTTGGCGCCTCTATACTGTATATGCTTGTCATAATGGCGTCTTTGATACTGGATTTATCCTTCAATCCGGTTCATGCTTCCATTGCCGGTATGTAATTCTGCGGTAATTTTTTCAAGGTCTGAGCGTCACATTTTCCGTCAAACGTTTTTTACCCCGGCGTCCCGCCCGTCAAATCAATGCTTTTAGTCTCTCCAGGGGTTCTTTGAGCGTGTGGATCGACTCGGCCCAGAACTCGGGCGATTCAAGATCGCGGCCTATGCTCCTTTTTGCTACATTCTCCGCCGTATCGGAGCCTGTAAGGCGTAGAAACTCCTCGTACTTCGGTAAAAATTCCTTCCCTTCTCTTTTAAACATGGAGAATAACCCACGGCTCAGCAGGTAGCCGAAGGTGTACGGGAAATTATAAAACGTAATCCCGGTAATGTAGAAATGAAGCTTGGACGCCCAGAAGTAGGGGTCTTCACCCCCTTCCTCGAGCACATCGCCGAATATTCGT encodes:
- the cyoE gene encoding heme o synthase; this encodes MNTIEHVDRAPSRIVVSTILLSKPGIILSVAFTGFAGMVLAAGTVPALGLTLLAVVSLLLSAAGSAILNNVLDKQIDVLMSRLSKRVDALEVVGERTAVIISLIFIAISLFISFYYLNVVNAAFIIAAILSYTLLYTLYLKRSSPYGTILGGLPGALPVLIGYSAVRPSIGIDGIILFVFMMLWQPPHFWALAQKYKLDYKKAGVPVMPVAMGAKYTNIMILLYSVSLFPLSLSLWFLGYVSAYYAIFAVISGLYFEYIIIRSAVTNSGYGKAFGASILYMLVIMASLILDLSFNPVHASIAGM
- a CDS encoding COX15/CtaA family protein, whose protein sequence is MIGKISLILLFLLLVWGNLVAGLKAGLACPDWPLCHGSVLPPLRWDIYMEFMHRVIGGVASIFLIILSYQRVRSYRGGARAVPILVVLLLLIQIVLGGVVVLMELPVDLTTYHFANAIVIFSLVLYLVFFDGIENKPGFSIEGYKGLFFLLGVLVFIQAVMGAYVRHSDSGLACPDFPTCLGYWIPPELSGIILNHFAHRMIAYLITLIVIVLLVSSYMSRGLRSYRRVLFIALGLIIVQILLGVAVVYTRLNFAAAALHLLVALLILSLVLYTWFLGMTGSFKKV